A portion of the Nitrospira defluvii genome contains these proteins:
- a CDS encoding undecaprenyl-diphosphate phosphatase, protein MMNWGPELAVILGIIEGLTEFLPVSSTGHLILVGHALGFTGDIASNVEISIQLGSILAIIAYERTKLSSLASHALREQRDFRALIAARGTTAWPALIQESIRDQPNLWFVIGLGLAFLPAALVGFLAHKSIKAYLFSPTTVAISLIVGGIIILVVERMQNRVRVKELLQVTPRSALWVGVAQCFSLIPGMSRSGSTIVGGLLAGLDRRVATEYSFFLALPTMIIATIYQMLKSQAAFSQDDFIALGIGLVVSFVVAWAVIAAFLTYVQRHSLSVFAYYRMVLGVVVLLVVR, encoded by the coding sequence ATGATGAACTGGGGCCCGGAGCTTGCCGTCATTCTCGGCATCATCGAAGGACTGACCGAATTTCTTCCTGTTTCCTCCACAGGCCATCTGATCCTCGTCGGCCACGCCCTGGGATTCACCGGCGACATCGCCTCGAACGTGGAGATCTCGATTCAGCTGGGCTCCATCCTGGCCATCATCGCCTACGAACGCACCAAGCTCTCCTCCCTGGCTTCCCACGCATTGCGGGAGCAACGTGATTTTCGCGCGCTGATCGCCGCTCGGGGTACGACAGCCTGGCCGGCCCTCATCCAAGAGTCCATCCGCGACCAACCGAATCTCTGGTTCGTCATCGGACTCGGCCTCGCCTTTTTGCCCGCCGCGCTGGTGGGATTCCTCGCCCACAAGTCCATTAAGGCCTACCTCTTCTCCCCGACCACCGTCGCGATTTCGTTGATCGTCGGAGGCATCATCATTCTGGTGGTGGAGCGCATGCAGAATCGCGTGCGTGTGAAGGAACTGCTGCAGGTGACGCCACGATCGGCCTTGTGGGTCGGCGTGGCCCAATGTTTCTCGCTGATTCCCGGCATGTCCCGCTCCGGCTCGACGATCGTGGGAGGCCTCCTCGCCGGGCTGGACCGGCGTGTCGCGACGGAATATTCCTTCTTTCTGGCGTTGCCGACCATGATCATCGCCACCATCTATCAAATGCTGAAATCGCAAGCCGCCTTCTCCCAGGATGACTTCATCGCGCTCGGCATCGGCTTAGTGGTGTCCTTTGTGGTCGCCTGGGCCGTGATCGCCGCATTTTTGACCTACGTGCAACGCCACAGCCTCAGCGTCTTCGCCTACTACCGCATGGTGCTGGGCGTCGTCGTCCTGTTGGTGGTGCGTTAA
- a CDS encoding DUF2024 family protein, translating into MGNEMDSVHVYDTWVKGKNGKLHFDVMTTSQEKALTLAKQHLVSIGEPQAVITLKECQFCHSEPLVMFSVEQQRQFREQGGFIITLPV; encoded by the coding sequence ATGGGAAACGAGATGGACAGCGTCCACGTGTACGATACCTGGGTCAAGGGAAAGAACGGCAAGTTGCACTTCGATGTGATGACGACGAGTCAGGAAAAGGCACTCACGCTTGCCAAACAGCACCTGGTGAGCATCGGCGAACCGCAGGCGGTCATCACGCTCAAAGAATGCCAGTTCTGCCACAGCGAACCGCTCGTGATGTTTTCCGTGGAGCAGCAGCGCCAGTTTCGCGAGCAGGGCGGGTTCATCATTACGCTGCCGGTCTGA
- the lspA gene encoding signal peptidase II, with the protein MSPSIRYLLLGLLSLSIVVLDQVTKLSVMETMRLHESIPVIANLFSITYIRNPGAAFGFLSSSSSSFRFVFFGLTSVFAVGLLGMILVRMSKDDWMGRLSVAAILGGAIGNLLDRLRYGEVIDFLDFYINGYHWPAFNVADSAITVGVVFLIFHFATEKEAQEVPVAPENPSS; encoded by the coding sequence GTGAGCCCATCCATTCGGTATCTGCTGCTCGGGCTGCTCAGCCTGTCGATTGTGGTGCTGGATCAAGTCACGAAGTTGTCTGTCATGGAGACCATGCGGCTCCATGAGTCCATTCCCGTCATCGCCAACCTGTTCAGCATCACCTATATCCGGAATCCCGGCGCGGCGTTCGGCTTTCTTTCCTCCAGTAGCAGCTCATTCCGCTTTGTGTTTTTCGGACTGACCTCGGTGTTCGCTGTCGGCTTGTTGGGGATGATTCTGGTGCGTATGTCGAAGGACGATTGGATGGGGCGGCTCAGCGTGGCGGCGATACTCGGCGGAGCGATCGGGAATTTGTTGGATCGGTTGCGGTATGGGGAAGTGATCGACTTTCTGGATTTTTACATCAACGGGTACCATTGGCCGGCGTTCAACGTCGCCGACTCAGCCATTACCGTCGGGGTGGTGTTTCTGATTTTCCACTTTGCGACGGAAAAAGAGGCGCAGGAGGTTCCGGTCGCTCCGGAAAATCCCTCCTCCTGA
- the ileS gene encoding isoleucine--tRNA ligase: MDYKSTLNLPKTDFPMKANLPQREPEMLARWAQEKLYERIQESRRGFPRYVLHDGPPYANGRIHIGHALNKILKDIIVKSKTMSGYQVPYVPGWDCHGLPIEHQVLKDLGDKKRNLDALAIRKLCKEYAEKYVAIQREEFQRLGVLGDWQEPYLTLNPAYEGTIIREFGRFVEQGGVYKGLKPVLWCTQDQTALAEAEVEYEDHTSPSVYVKFPLVSPPAVLSKRFGGLTFPADVKHASVLIWTTTPWTLPANQAVCLHADIDYAFVQVGDELLVIAEKLVEPVVKACSLPEYKIVGVKKGAEGFEGLETQRPLTTGLSPLLLGDFVTLEQGTGCVHIAPGHGMEDYLLVLDHNAKASVGERLEILAPVDNGGKFTDAVSEFAGQHVFKANPNIVERLKENGRLLGHGSLRHSYPHCWRCKQPVIFRATEQWFVSMETNELRQAALAEIGRVRWIPAYGRDRINGMIENRPDWCLSRQRVWGTPIPGFTCLTCGKVLAHPRVIDHVADLIGQHGTDYWFANQAGALLPAGTRCEGCGGTEFEKERDILDVWFESGVSYAAVLKPRQWYPADLYLEGSDQHRGWFHSALLAGVITDHCAPYKAVLTHGFVLDGAGRKMSKSAGNVVAPQDVIKQSGAEILRLWVSAQDYREDLRISQEILNHLIEAYRKIRNTCRFLLSNLYDFDPAQHRVPFEQLPELDRWALMRLGELIPRVRKGYDEFEFHSIFHALNNFCSVDLSSVYLDILKDRLYTFRKDSPVRRASQTVLFDIVVALTKLMAPVLSFTAEEIWRMLPESVRADSKAESVHIAMFPEVDPRWADPELAARWETLLGVRTAVQAALEVKRREKVIGAPLEARVEIEANAERYEFLTRYQQDLSSFFIVSDVMLTRVDQLAESAGFAITVDKATGAKCERCWNYRSAVGTSADHPTLCDRCIEAVR; encoded by the coding sequence ATGGACTATAAATCGACTCTCAACTTGCCGAAGACCGACTTTCCCATGAAGGCGAACCTGCCGCAGCGGGAGCCGGAGATGCTGGCGCGGTGGGCGCAAGAAAAGCTGTACGAGCGCATCCAGGAGTCCCGCCGGGGGTTTCCCCGCTATGTGCTGCATGACGGCCCTCCTTACGCCAATGGGCGCATCCACATCGGCCACGCGCTGAATAAGATATTGAAGGACATCATCGTCAAGTCGAAGACGATGTCGGGGTATCAAGTGCCTTACGTGCCGGGATGGGATTGTCACGGCCTGCCGATCGAGCATCAGGTTTTGAAAGATCTGGGCGACAAGAAGCGGAATCTGGATGCCCTCGCGATCCGCAAGCTCTGTAAGGAGTATGCGGAGAAATATGTCGCGATCCAACGGGAAGAGTTTCAACGGCTGGGTGTGCTCGGCGACTGGCAGGAGCCTTACCTGACGCTGAATCCCGCCTATGAGGGCACGATCATCCGTGAGTTCGGCCGCTTCGTGGAGCAGGGCGGGGTGTACAAGGGGCTGAAGCCAGTCCTCTGGTGTACGCAGGACCAGACGGCATTGGCTGAAGCGGAGGTCGAATACGAGGACCACACGTCGCCGTCTGTGTATGTGAAGTTTCCGCTGGTCAGCCCCCCGGCTGTCCTGAGCAAGCGATTCGGTGGGTTGACGTTTCCTGCCGATGTGAAGCATGCCTCCGTCCTGATCTGGACGACGACTCCGTGGACCCTACCGGCGAACCAGGCGGTCTGTCTGCATGCGGACATCGACTATGCCTTCGTGCAGGTCGGCGACGAGCTGCTCGTCATCGCGGAAAAGTTGGTGGAACCGGTCGTGAAGGCCTGCAGTCTCCCGGAGTACAAGATCGTCGGCGTGAAAAAAGGCGCGGAGGGGTTCGAAGGGCTGGAAACGCAACGTCCGCTGACCACCGGCCTCTCGCCACTGCTCCTGGGCGACTTCGTGACGCTGGAGCAGGGAACCGGGTGTGTCCACATCGCGCCGGGCCACGGTATGGAAGACTATCTGCTGGTGCTGGACCACAATGCGAAGGCCAGCGTGGGTGAGCGCCTCGAAATTCTTGCGCCGGTGGACAATGGCGGGAAATTTACCGACGCCGTTTCCGAATTTGCCGGTCAGCATGTGTTCAAGGCCAATCCGAACATCGTGGAGCGTCTGAAGGAGAACGGTCGCCTGCTCGGCCATGGGTCCCTCCGGCATTCCTATCCCCATTGTTGGCGGTGTAAGCAACCCGTCATCTTTCGCGCGACCGAACAGTGGTTTGTGTCGATGGAGACAAACGAGTTGCGGCAGGCCGCGCTGGCGGAGATCGGACGGGTGCGCTGGATTCCGGCCTATGGCCGCGACCGGATCAACGGGATGATCGAGAACCGGCCTGACTGGTGCCTGTCGCGTCAGCGCGTCTGGGGTACCCCGATTCCAGGTTTTACCTGCCTCACATGCGGTAAGGTCCTGGCGCATCCCAGGGTCATCGACCATGTGGCCGATTTGATCGGGCAGCATGGTACGGACTATTGGTTTGCCAACCAGGCCGGCGCGTTGTTGCCTGCCGGCACCCGGTGCGAAGGCTGTGGTGGAACGGAATTTGAGAAGGAGCGCGACATTCTGGACGTCTGGTTCGAGTCCGGCGTGAGTTACGCGGCTGTCCTCAAGCCGCGCCAGTGGTATCCGGCGGATTTGTACCTGGAAGGATCGGATCAGCACCGCGGGTGGTTCCATAGTGCCTTGTTAGCCGGGGTGATCACCGATCACTGCGCGCCGTACAAGGCTGTGCTGACGCACGGATTTGTGTTGGACGGGGCGGGGCGAAAGATGTCGAAGTCGGCGGGCAATGTCGTCGCGCCGCAGGATGTCATCAAACAATCGGGGGCGGAGATTCTTCGCCTGTGGGTGTCGGCGCAGGATTACCGTGAAGATCTTCGGATTTCCCAGGAGATACTGAACCACCTGATCGAGGCCTATCGCAAGATTCGCAACACCTGCCGTTTCCTGCTGAGCAATTTGTACGACTTCGACCCGGCGCAGCATCGTGTGCCCTTTGAGCAACTGCCTGAATTAGACCGCTGGGCGCTCATGCGCCTGGGGGAGTTGATCCCGCGTGTGCGCAAGGGCTATGACGAGTTCGAATTCCATTCGATCTTCCATGCGCTGAACAACTTCTGTTCAGTGGATCTGAGCTCGGTGTACCTGGATATTCTGAAGGATCGGCTCTACACCTTCCGGAAGGATTCACCGGTGCGGCGTGCCTCGCAGACGGTGTTGTTCGACATTGTGGTCGCGCTCACAAAACTGATGGCGCCCGTGCTGAGTTTCACCGCCGAGGAAATCTGGCGGATGCTGCCGGAGTCGGTGCGGGCGGATTCGAAGGCCGAAAGCGTCCATATCGCGATGTTTCCCGAGGTCGATCCGCGCTGGGCCGATCCGGAACTGGCCGCGCGCTGGGAAACGTTACTCGGAGTGAGGACCGCCGTTCAGGCCGCCTTGGAAGTCAAGCGTCGCGAGAAAGTGATCGGTGCGCCCCTGGAGGCGAGGGTGGAGATCGAGGCGAATGCCGAACGGTATGAATTTCTGACTCGATACCAGCAGGATCTCTCCTCGTTCTTCATCGTGTCGGATGTGATGCTCACCAGGGTCGATCAGCTCGCGGAGTCCGCCGGTTTTGCCATCACCGTCGACAAGGCCACGGGAGCGAAATGCGAGCGTTGCTGGAATTATCGATCGGCCGTGGGCACCTCCGCCGATCATCCCACCCTCTGCGACCGTTGCATTGAGGCCGTCAGGTGA
- the nadA gene encoding quinolinate synthase NadA: MKTVATLPRPITDYQSLSAEELFERTRAAKRTLGDRVMVLGHNYQRDEVIQHADFRGDSLILAQVAEQRSDRPYVVFCGVHFMAETADVLSRSNQTVILPDMAAGCSMADMAAIEQVEQCWEALGRVVPVEEAVMPAVYVNSAAILKAFCGEHGGLTCTSSNARKVIEWSWARREKILFFPDEHLGRNTANKMGIPREQMIVWDPYMPRGGNSVEAIQRAKLILWKGHCSVHQMFQPSHIDYFRKQHPEVKVIVHPECHEDVVNKADLVGSTEYIIRTITAAPAGTTWAVGTELNLVNRLKHEQTDKKVFFLSSTVCQCATMYRIDAPHLCWALENLADGHVVNRIVVPDDEKQLAKVALDRMMALS; this comes from the coding sequence GTGAAAACGGTCGCCACGCTTCCCCGTCCCATTACCGACTATCAATCCTTGTCTGCCGAAGAACTCTTCGAACGGACCCGTGCGGCCAAACGGACCCTCGGCGATCGCGTCATGGTTCTCGGCCATAATTATCAACGCGATGAAGTGATCCAACATGCCGATTTTCGCGGCGACTCCCTGATCCTCGCGCAGGTTGCCGAGCAGCGTTCCGACCGGCCTTATGTCGTGTTTTGCGGCGTGCACTTCATGGCGGAAACTGCCGATGTGCTGAGCCGGTCCAATCAAACGGTCATTCTTCCCGACATGGCGGCAGGTTGTTCCATGGCTGACATGGCGGCGATTGAACAGGTCGAACAGTGCTGGGAAGCGTTGGGTCGTGTAGTGCCGGTGGAAGAGGCGGTGATGCCGGCGGTCTATGTGAATTCAGCCGCGATCCTCAAGGCCTTCTGCGGCGAACATGGTGGACTGACCTGTACCTCGTCGAACGCCCGCAAGGTGATCGAATGGAGCTGGGCGCGACGTGAGAAGATTCTGTTTTTCCCCGACGAGCACCTTGGCCGGAACACCGCGAACAAAATGGGTATCCCGCGCGAGCAGATGATTGTCTGGGATCCCTACATGCCGCGTGGCGGCAATTCGGTTGAAGCCATTCAGCGGGCCAAGCTGATCCTCTGGAAGGGCCATTGCAGCGTGCACCAGATGTTCCAGCCGTCCCACATCGATTACTTCCGCAAGCAGCACCCCGAGGTGAAGGTCATCGTCCACCCGGAATGCCATGAAGATGTGGTGAACAAGGCCGACCTGGTCGGTTCGACGGAATACATCATCCGGACGATTACGGCCGCACCGGCGGGAACCACCTGGGCGGTCGGCACGGAATTGAACCTGGTTAACCGCCTGAAGCATGAACAGACGGACAAGAAGGTGTTTTTCCTCTCTTCCACGGTCTGCCAATGTGCCACGATGTATCGCATCGACGCCCCGCATCTCTGCTGGGCGCTGGAAAATCTCGCCGATGGCCATGTCGTGAACCGAATCGTTGTACCCGACGACGAAAAGCAGTTGGCGAAGGTGGCGTTGGACCGCATGATGGCGCTCAGTTGA
- a CDS encoding patatin-like phospholipase family protein, which yields MSYIPRRIEGVGRRVVAALALISLFSLTLGCEYVRPTMNAPLAKWDAAYGYRSTNLPPSKTGSSDSLFIVASFSGGGTRASTLAYGVLRELARTQIVWEGQRKRLLDELNIINALSGGSFTAAYYALYGDRIFDDFETRFLRKNWESELRARIFRSPINWFRMWSPFFGRAHIFSELLDEALFDGHTFGDLMAQPRRPMIFIHASDMASLSRFEFNQRQFDLICSDLNQLPLSVATAASSALPLLLSPISMTNYAGQCGYVLPPQLQELRKTSWGRLRATQLRTYLDAKKRPYIYLLDGGLSDNIGMREVLENTSFYGDIESTFVSLGAKQIRKLVYLMVSAETSPDPDQYILNEIPGLMRVSRALIDIPINRYSTDTVEFMKQSVEQWRAQLLQRPQGVESAFTSNADIYIINVSFTEMEDLQEQARLMNIPTNLALNGEQVDHLLQAGAQLLRNDKEFQRLMRDLAEEAAVRPSP from the coding sequence ATGAGCTACATACCACGCCGGATTGAAGGGGTCGGGCGGCGGGTGGTCGCCGCGCTAGCGTTGATCAGCCTCTTCAGCCTGACGCTCGGCTGTGAGTACGTGCGCCCGACGATGAACGCACCGCTCGCCAAGTGGGACGCCGCCTACGGCTATCGCTCCACCAATCTCCCCCCGTCAAAAACCGGCAGCTCCGACAGCCTCTTTATTGTGGCCTCGTTCTCCGGCGGCGGCACAAGAGCGTCGACGCTTGCCTATGGCGTGCTGCGGGAACTGGCGCGGACGCAGATCGTCTGGGAAGGCCAACGCAAGCGGCTGCTGGATGAACTCAACATCATCAACGCCTTGTCGGGAGGCAGCTTCACTGCGGCCTACTATGCCCTTTACGGCGATCGCATCTTCGACGACTTCGAGACGCGCTTTCTCCGGAAGAACTGGGAGAGCGAACTGCGCGCGAGAATCTTTCGATCCCCGATCAACTGGTTCCGTATGTGGTCACCCTTCTTCGGCCGCGCGCATATTTTTTCTGAACTGCTGGACGAAGCACTGTTCGACGGACACACCTTCGGCGATCTCATGGCACAGCCCCGGCGGCCAATGATATTTATTCATGCCTCCGACATGGCCAGTCTCTCGCGATTCGAATTCAATCAGCGCCAGTTCGACCTGATTTGCTCCGATCTGAATCAGTTGCCTCTGTCGGTGGCAACTGCCGCATCCAGCGCTTTGCCCCTACTTCTGAGTCCGATCTCCATGACCAACTATGCCGGTCAATGCGGATATGTGTTGCCACCCCAACTGCAAGAGCTCCGAAAAACTTCGTGGGGACGGCTGCGGGCGACCCAGCTGCGGACATACCTCGATGCGAAAAAGCGTCCGTACATCTATCTGCTGGACGGCGGACTCTCCGATAACATCGGCATGCGAGAAGTGTTGGAAAACACCTCCTTCTATGGAGATATTGAGTCTACGTTTGTGTCATTGGGAGCGAAACAGATCAGAAAACTAGTCTACTTGATGGTGAGCGCGGAAACCTCGCCGGATCCAGACCAATATATCCTGAACGAAATCCCCGGCCTGATGCGCGTGAGCCGGGCACTTATCGATATTCCGATCAATCGCTATTCCACCGACACCGTTGAGTTCATGAAGCAATCTGTCGAACAATGGCGGGCGCAACTTCTCCAGCGACCGCAGGGCGTCGAAAGTGCGTTCACATCCAATGCAGACATTTATATTATCAACGTCAGCTTCACGGAGATGGAAGACTTACAGGAGCAAGCACGCCTCATGAATATCCCTACGAACCTCGCCTTGAACGGTGAGCAGGTCGACCATCTACTCCAGGCCGGGGCCCAACTCCTCCGAAACGACAAGGAGTTTCAACGCCTCATGCGGGACCTCGCTGAAGAAGCCGCCGTGAGGCCGTCGCCCTGA
- a CDS encoding putative quinol monooxygenase — protein MPHVLIIDEVEAYPAWKAVFDGAADRRKRAGTISYQLLRYNEDANRIVHFSAWSSLESARRFFESPELVELRRDAGVKAPDLLYLEEIERGVL, from the coding sequence ATGCCCCATGTGTTGATTATTGACGAAGTCGAAGCCTACCCGGCTTGGAAAGCCGTGTTCGATGGCGCGGCGGATCGGCGGAAACGTGCCGGGACAATCAGTTACCAACTCCTGCGTTACAACGAAGATGCCAACCGCATCGTCCACTTCTCGGCCTGGTCTTCGCTAGAGAGCGCCCGGCGTTTCTTTGAGTCACCGGAGTTGGTCGAATTGAGGCGAGATGCCGGCGTGAAAGCGCCTGACTTGCTGTATCTGGAAGAGATCGAACGAGGCGTCCTCTAG
- a CDS encoding Tll0287-like domain-containing protein: protein MSGRGFWFGLVLGAGVMGLLGQWGPAAAGKEVGQAPCIEAGLVAEYLHSVIQADRTFYTTDVVERMQMRGIAFAAENWRETSRLPLPAQYLLETGRLVAAGRSGLQYRLISQWAINNKNRPNSDFERAGLTEILLNPDRPYTAVTTDGRTRLFQAIYADKAASQSCVGCHNAHPNSPKKDFKPHDVMGGILLTIPLSH, encoded by the coding sequence ATGAGCGGGAGAGGCTTCTGGTTCGGACTGGTCTTGGGCGCGGGTGTGATGGGCCTGCTGGGGCAATGGGGCCCTGCGGCTGCAGGCAAGGAGGTGGGCCAGGCTCCCTGCATCGAGGCGGGCTTGGTGGCCGAGTATTTGCACAGCGTCATCCAGGCGGATCGCACGTTCTACACCACGGATGTCGTCGAACGGATGCAGATGCGCGGCATCGCCTTTGCGGCGGAAAACTGGCGGGAAACGTCTCGGCTTCCTCTTCCCGCGCAATACTTGCTGGAAACCGGGCGGCTGGTGGCGGCAGGTCGAAGCGGACTGCAATACCGGCTGATCAGCCAATGGGCAATCAATAATAAGAACCGGCCCAACTCCGATTTCGAACGGGCGGGACTCACAGAAATCCTCCTGAATCCTGACCGGCCGTATACGGCGGTGACCACCGACGGGCGCACCCGCCTCTTTCAAGCCATCTACGCAGACAAAGCGGCCTCTCAGTCTTGTGTCGGCTGCCACAATGCCCATCCCAATAGCCCCAAAAAAGACTTCAAGCCGCATGACGTCATGGGAGGCATTCTGCTGACGATTCCCCTCAGCCACTAG
- the thiC gene encoding phosphomethylpyrimidine synthase ThiC — protein MSEAHTQNGSQNGHGSKPSTARLTTTPFPASRKVHVEGSQPGVRVPMREISLTSTHSTNGNGGMPNQPITVYDTSGPYTDPNVTIDVRAGLQPLRRAWIEARQDTEELPQVSSQYGRQRAADPKLAELRFTHIRKPLRAKAGRNVSQMHYAKKGIITPEMEFIAIRENQSRARARELMASTNGHGGGVLQHPGQAWGARIPNLITPEFVRDEVARGRAIIPNNINHPETEPMIIGRNFLVKINSNIGNSAVASSIEEEVEKMIWSIRWGADTVMDLSTGKNIHETREWIIRNSPVPIGTVPIYQALEKVNGKAEDLTWEIFRDTLIEQAEQGVDYFTIHAGVLLRYVPMTAKRMTGIVSRGGSIHAKWCLAHHQENFAYTHFEEICEIMKAYDVAFSLGDGLRPGSIADANDEAQFAELETLGELTKIAWNHDVQVMIEGPGHVPMHMIQENMEKQLKECQEAPFYTLGPLTTDIAPGYDHITSGIGAAMIGWYGCAMLCYVTPKEHLGLPTKEDVKVGVVTYKIAAHAADLAKGHPGAQARDNAMSKARFEFRWEDQFNLALDPETARSYHDATLPDNAAKVAHFCSMCGPHFCSMKITQDVRDYAAKKELEEQQAIQIGMKEKSEEFKKAGSEIYL, from the coding sequence ATGAGCGAGGCCCATACACAGAACGGTTCACAGAATGGTCACGGCTCCAAACCTTCCACGGCACGCTTGACCACCACGCCTTTTCCCGCCTCGCGCAAGGTGCATGTCGAAGGGTCGCAGCCCGGTGTCCGGGTGCCGATGCGTGAAATCAGCCTGACCTCGACACACTCGACCAACGGCAATGGCGGCATGCCCAACCAACCGATTACCGTCTACGACACATCCGGCCCCTATACCGATCCGAACGTCACGATCGACGTGCGGGCGGGCCTGCAGCCTTTGCGGCGAGCCTGGATCGAGGCCCGCCAGGATACGGAAGAACTCCCGCAGGTGAGTTCGCAGTACGGTCGTCAACGGGCTGCCGATCCAAAGCTGGCCGAGCTCCGCTTTACGCATATTCGCAAACCCCTCCGCGCCAAGGCCGGACGGAACGTCAGCCAGATGCACTACGCCAAGAAAGGCATCATCACGCCGGAGATGGAATTCATTGCGATCCGGGAGAATCAGTCCCGCGCGCGAGCCAGAGAACTCATGGCTTCGACCAATGGCCATGGCGGCGGGGTCTTGCAGCACCCCGGCCAGGCCTGGGGTGCCCGCATTCCCAATCTCATCACGCCCGAATTCGTGCGCGACGAGGTGGCTCGCGGCCGCGCCATCATCCCGAACAACATCAATCACCCGGAAACCGAGCCCATGATTATCGGCCGGAACTTCCTCGTGAAGATCAACAGCAACATCGGCAACTCTGCCGTCGCCTCTTCCATCGAAGAAGAAGTCGAGAAGATGATCTGGTCGATCCGCTGGGGCGCCGACACCGTGATGGACCTCTCCACCGGCAAGAATATCCATGAGACTCGCGAATGGATCATTCGCAATTCGCCTGTGCCGATCGGGACGGTACCGATCTATCAGGCCCTCGAAAAGGTCAACGGCAAGGCCGAAGACCTGACCTGGGAGATTTTCCGCGATACGCTGATCGAACAGGCCGAGCAGGGTGTGGATTACTTCACTATTCACGCCGGAGTCTTGTTGCGATACGTGCCGATGACGGCGAAACGCATGACCGGCATCGTCTCGCGGGGCGGCTCCATTCACGCGAAATGGTGCCTCGCGCACCATCAAGAGAATTTTGCCTACACGCACTTCGAAGAGATCTGCGAGATCATGAAAGCCTATGACGTGGCCTTCAGCCTCGGCGACGGTCTACGCCCCGGCTCGATCGCCGACGCCAACGACGAGGCGCAATTCGCCGAATTGGAAACCCTTGGCGAACTGACCAAGATCGCCTGGAACCATGATGTCCAAGTCATGATCGAAGGGCCCGGCCATGTGCCGATGCATATGATTCAAGAGAACATGGAAAAGCAGCTCAAGGAATGTCAGGAAGCGCCCTTCTATACCCTGGGGCCGCTGACCACCGATATCGCGCCGGGCTACGACCACATCACCTCCGGCATCGGCGCCGCGATGATTGGTTGGTACGGGTGTGCCATGCTCTGCTACGTGACGCCGAAGGAACATCTGGGCTTGCCGACGAAGGAGGATGTGAAGGTCGGCGTCGTGACGTACAAAATCGCCGCACATGCGGCGGACCTGGCAAAGGGACACCCAGGCGCGCAAGCTCGCGACAATGCCATGTCCAAAGCGCGGTTCGAGTTCCGCTGGGAAGACCAGTTCAACCTCGCGCTCGATCCCGAAACGGCCCGCTCGTATCACGATGCGACGCTGCCGGACAATGCGGCGAAGGTGGCTCATTTCTGCAGCATGTGCGGGCCACATTTCTGCTCGATGAAAATCACGCAGGATGTTCGCGACTATGCGGCGAAGAAAGAGCTGGAGGAGCAACAGGCCATTCAGATCGGCATGAAGGAAAAGTCAGAGGAATTCAAAAAAGCCGGCTCCGAAATTTATCTATAA
- a CDS encoding sulfide-dependent adenosine diphosphate thiazole synthase produces the protein MGKPKPAPLRERDITRQIAREYYKEFDQLIESDVIIVGAGPAGLICAHDLGRMGVKTLIVEQSLALGGGFWSGGYLMNKATICAPAHKILKEVGVPCKQIKECPGMYMVDPPHATGALIAAAYDAGAKIMNLTRVVDLILRREGVLEGVVVNSTTAEMAGHDIIHVDPIALESKIVVDATGHDAVVVNLLHKRGLYQQVPGNGAMWVSRSEEEVMDRTGEVSPNCFVIGLAVAAVFGTPRMGPAFGSMLLSGRYGAELIQKKLRHK, from the coding sequence ATGGGCAAACCGAAACCTGCGCCGTTACGCGAACGCGACATTACCCGCCAGATCGCGCGGGAATACTATAAAGAGTTCGATCAACTGATCGAGAGCGACGTCATCATCGTCGGCGCTGGGCCGGCCGGCCTCATTTGCGCCCATGATCTGGGCAGAATGGGGGTCAAAACACTGATCGTCGAACAGAGCCTTGCATTGGGCGGAGGCTTTTGGTCCGGCGGCTACCTGATGAACAAAGCGACCATCTGCGCCCCGGCCCATAAGATCCTGAAGGAAGTGGGCGTGCCCTGCAAGCAGATCAAGGAATGCCCCGGCATGTACATGGTCGATCCCCCACATGCAACCGGCGCATTGATCGCCGCGGCGTACGATGCGGGCGCGAAGATCATGAACCTGACGCGGGTGGTCGATCTCATTCTGCGCCGCGAAGGCGTGCTCGAAGGCGTGGTCGTCAACAGCACCACCGCCGAAATGGCCGGCCACGATATCATCCACGTCGATCCGATCGCCTTGGAGAGCAAGATCGTGGTCGACGCCACCGGACATGACGCGGTGGTCGTCAATTTATTGCACAAGCGTGGGCTCTACCAGCAGGTGCCCGGCAACGGCGCCATGTGGGTGTCGCGGTCGGAAGAAGAAGTGATGGACCGGACCGGAGAAGTCTCTCCGAATTGTTTTGTGATCGGGCTGGCCGTCGCCGCCGTGTTCGGCACGCCACGCATGGGCCCGGCCTTCGGCTCAATGTTGCTGTCAGGCCGATATGGCGCAGAGTTAATTCAGAAAAAGCTGAGGCATAAGTAA